The following coding sequences lie in one Candidatus Thermoplasmatota archaeon genomic window:
- a CDS encoding SufD family Fe-S cluster assembly protein — protein MAEMYPTATAELLGEMSRKAREPAWLSSYRERAFASYRALEFETHPLFTRYVERPRDLAAAPPRVLAADPPRGTPPEGAGGSYELADRERVSNACMADHGLVFLPLSQAVSSRPDLAEALLSAPLRSQQSDKTGSLARAMAQNGVVVHVPDGLAVDQPLLVRLAPAGGAVFARVVLSLGRGARASVAVELAPGTGSVLAASLEAHVGEGASLNLSTLQTGALDATTLAGRDVSLSAHARVSYASVNVGGSLAKDRLLAHLDGRGSSFEGRELAFGSGEQRVDSTVQIVHRAAETTSHHLSKGAHAGRSRSYLKGLITIENAADESDSYLGQYAMLLSRESRCIAIPSLEIESKNVRRAKHAAAVAKIDDEQVFYLQSRGLDRAAAARAIVRGFLDPTLERVAWTPWREAAGLAIDRRLVGG, from the coding sequence ATGGCCGAGATGTACCCGACGGCGACCGCCGAGCTTCTCGGCGAGATGTCGCGCAAGGCGCGCGAACCCGCGTGGCTCTCCTCCTACCGCGAGCGGGCGTTTGCGAGCTATCGCGCGCTCGAGTTCGAGACGCACCCGCTGTTCACCCGCTACGTCGAGCGCCCGCGCGACCTGGCCGCGGCGCCCCCGCGCGTCCTCGCGGCCGACCCGCCGCGCGGCACGCCGCCGGAGGGAGCCGGCGGCTCCTACGAGCTTGCCGACCGCGAGCGCGTGAGCAACGCCTGCATGGCCGACCACGGCCTCGTCTTCCTTCCTCTTTCGCAGGCCGTCTCGTCGCGACCGGACCTGGCCGAAGCCCTTCTGTCCGCCCCGCTTCGGTCGCAGCAGAGCGACAAGACGGGGTCGCTCGCCCGCGCCATGGCGCAAAACGGCGTCGTCGTCCACGTGCCCGACGGCCTCGCCGTCGACCAGCCGCTGCTCGTCCGCCTGGCGCCCGCCGGCGGCGCCGTGTTCGCCCGCGTCGTGCTCTCCCTGGGCCGGGGCGCGCGCGCGTCCGTCGCCGTCGAGCTTGCCCCGGGCACCGGGTCCGTGCTCGCCGCGTCGCTGGAGGCGCACGTGGGCGAGGGCGCCTCGCTTAATCTCTCCACGCTGCAGACCGGCGCGCTGGACGCCACGACGCTCGCGGGACGCGACGTTTCGCTTTCGGCTCATGCGCGCGTGTCGTACGCAAGCGTCAACGTCGGCGGGAGCCTCGCCAAGGACCGGCTCCTTGCGCACCTCGACGGACGAGGATCCTCCTTCGAGGGGCGCGAGCTTGCCTTCGGCTCCGGCGAGCAGCGCGTCGATTCCACCGTCCAGATCGTCCACCGGGCCGCCGAGACGACAAGCCATCACCTCTCGAAGGGCGCGCACGCCGGCCGCTCGCGCTCCTACCTCAAGGGGCTCATCACGATCGAGAACGCGGCCGACGAGAGCGACTCCTACCTCGGGCAGTACGCCATGCTCCTTTCCCGCGAATCGCGCTGCATCGCCATCCCGTCGCTTGAGATCGAGAGCAAGAACGTGCGGCGGGCCAAGCACGCGGCCGCCGTCGCCAAGATCGACGACGAGCAGGTGTTCTACCTCCAAAGCCGCGGGCTCGACCGGGCGGCCGCCGCGCGCGCCATCGTGCGCGGTTTCCTCGATCCGACGCTTGAGCGCGTCGCCTGGACGCCCTGGCGCGAAGCCGCCGGCCTGGCCATCGACCGCCGGCTGGTGGGCGGATGA
- a CDS encoding non-heme iron oxygenase ferredoxin subunit, which produces MTGRTAGVARVCPIEELPPGTMRGVLVDGRPVLVANVEGTLRAVDRICTHAEVDLAGGWLRAGTVTCPAHGSEFDLATGEALSPPAYDPLAVHRAFLQDGWVHVEIRSEEREGGKSLWTQRP; this is translated from the coding sequence ATGACGGGAAGGACCGCCGGCGTCGCGCGCGTCTGTCCGATCGAGGAGCTGCCCCCCGGAACGATGCGGGGCGTCCTCGTGGACGGCCGTCCGGTGCTCGTTGCCAACGTGGAAGGGACCCTGCGGGCGGTCGACCGCATCTGCACGCACGCCGAGGTGGACCTCGCCGGCGGCTGGCTGCGGGCGGGCACCGTCACGTGCCCCGCCCACGGCAGCGAATTCGACCTTGCCACGGGGGAGGCGCTCTCCCCGCCGGCCTACGACCCGCTGGCCGTGCACCGGGCCTTCCTCCAGGACGGCTGGGTGCACGTCGAGATCCGAAGCGAGGAGCGGGAAGGCGGCAAATCATTATGGACCCAACGACCATGA
- a CDS encoding cysteine desulfurase — protein MTFDVQAAKQDFPILKRRFHGKPVVYLDSAATSQRPKAVIDACTRFYEEQNSNVHRAVYELGAEATMAFEDARAKVARFLGASPRETIFTRGATEAVNLVFYAWAKSTLRPGDRVVTTVMEHHSNLVPWLELRSMGVDVAIVDVNDDGTLAMDEMGESINDKTKLVAVTHASNVLGTINPVKQIARMAHDVGALCLVDGAQSAPHMKVNFRDLGCDFYAVSGHKMLAPTGIGCLLGREEVLKDMPPFHFGGDMIREVHLTGAKWNDLPYKFEAGTQNMAGAVGFAAACDYLERLGMDAVREHEKSLTRYALQKLAEVKGLRSFGPTDLSIRGGVVSFVMDQAHPHDVASILDAEAVCVRSGHHCAMPLMERLDVPATTRASFYVYNDERDVDRLVEGLRRVEKIFERRPAASAGTGARLTGTGIPEGKGR, from the coding sequence ATGACCTTCGACGTGCAGGCCGCAAAGCAGGACTTCCCGATCCTCAAGCGCCGCTTCCACGGCAAGCCCGTCGTCTACCTCGACAGCGCCGCGACGAGCCAGCGGCCCAAGGCCGTGATCGACGCGTGCACGCGGTTCTACGAGGAGCAGAACTCGAACGTCCACCGCGCCGTCTACGAGCTTGGCGCCGAAGCCACGATGGCCTTCGAGGACGCACGCGCGAAGGTCGCGCGCTTCCTGGGCGCCTCGCCGCGCGAGACGATCTTCACGCGCGGGGCGACGGAGGCCGTGAACCTCGTCTTCTACGCGTGGGCCAAGAGCACGCTTCGCCCCGGCGACCGCGTCGTGACGACCGTCATGGAGCACCACTCGAATCTCGTGCCCTGGCTTGAGCTTCGCTCGATGGGCGTCGACGTCGCCATCGTCGACGTGAACGACGACGGCACGCTTGCCATGGACGAGATGGGCGAGTCGATCAACGACAAGACGAAGCTCGTCGCCGTGACGCACGCGTCCAACGTCCTCGGAACGATCAATCCGGTGAAGCAGATCGCCAGGATGGCGCACGACGTGGGCGCGCTCTGCCTCGTGGACGGCGCGCAGTCCGCGCCCCACATGAAGGTGAATTTCCGCGACCTCGGCTGCGACTTCTACGCCGTCTCGGGGCACAAGATGCTCGCGCCCACGGGCATCGGCTGCCTGCTCGGGCGCGAGGAGGTGCTGAAGGACATGCCGCCGTTCCATTTCGGCGGCGACATGATCCGCGAGGTGCACCTCACCGGCGCCAAGTGGAACGACCTTCCCTACAAGTTCGAGGCCGGCACCCAGAACATGGCCGGCGCGGTCGGCTTCGCGGCCGCCTGCGACTACCTCGAGCGTCTGGGCATGGACGCCGTTCGCGAGCACGAGAAGTCGCTCACGCGCTACGCCCTGCAGAAGCTCGCCGAGGTGAAGGGATTGCGGAGCTTTGGCCCCACCGACCTTTCGATCCGTGGCGGCGTCGTCTCCTTCGTCATGGACCAGGCGCACCCGCACGACGTTGCCTCCATCCTCGACGCGGAGGCCGTCTGCGTGCGAAGCGGCCACCACTGCGCAATGCCTCTCATGGAGCGCCTGGACGTCCCCGCGACCACCCGCGCGTCGTTCTACGTGTACAACGACGAGCGCGACGTGGACCGCCTGGTGGAAGGGCTTCGCCGCGTGGAGAAGATCTTCGAACGTCGACCCGCCGCCTCGGCGGGGACCGGCGCCCGTCTCACGGGCACCGGCATTCCCGAGGGCAAGGGACGCTGA
- a CDS encoding SUF system NifU family Fe-S cluster assembly protein, with translation MVEDMYQEQILDHYQNPRNFGEIPDAELSAHENNPLCGDDLHLFVKLRDGQVIEDVRFKGRGCAISQASASMLYESLKGKSLDEARKIGKDDVLGLLGVPISAARLKCALLSWDVLLVATGAKKEG, from the coding sequence ATGGTCGAGGACATGTACCAGGAGCAGATCCTGGACCACTACCAGAATCCGCGGAACTTCGGGGAAATTCCGGACGCCGAACTCTCGGCCCACGAGAACAATCCGTTGTGCGGAGACGACCTGCACCTGTTCGTCAAGCTGCGGGACGGGCAGGTCATCGAGGACGTGCGGTTCAAGGGGCGAGGCTGCGCCATCTCGCAAGCGTCGGCCTCGATGCTCTACGAGTCCCTTAAGGGAAAGTCGCTCGACGAGGCGCGGAAGATCGGGAAGGACGACGTGCTCGGTCTCTTGGGTGTCCCCATCAGCGCGGCGCGGCTCAAGTGCGCCCTCCTCAGCTGGGACGTCCTCCTCGTGGCCACCGGCGCCAAGAAGGAAGGCTAG